A stretch of the Notamacropus eugenii isolate mMacEug1 chromosome 2, mMacEug1.pri_v2, whole genome shotgun sequence genome encodes the following:
- the LY6G6D gene encoding lymphocyte antigen 6 complex locus protein G6d: MNSEILWILLCTLLGKTLGNRMRCYDCNPNGPCSEIVRTCGEGERCGFLEQRLNQEEQVKFPGNPTINLIHHHPTCVAAHRCEQEETELVGGVFYITHTSCCHGDLCNGAATTMVPSITLATLVVITLAWILPGLWGG; this comes from the exons ATGAATTCTGAAATCCTCTGGATCCTACTATGTACCCTATTGGGGAAGACCCTGG GTAATCGAATGCGATGTTATGACTGTAATCCAAATGGTCCCTGCTCTGAAATTGTAAGGACATGTGGGGAGGGCGAGCGCTGTGGATTCCTGGAGCAGAGACTCAACCAAGAGGAGCAGGTCAAGTTCCCAGGGAACC CCACAATCAACCTGATCCATCACCACCCTACCTGTGTGGCTGCCCATCGCTGTGAGCAGGAGGAAACAGAGTTGGTGGGTGGTGTGTTCTATATCACTCACACTAGCTGTTGCCATGGTGACCTCTGCAATGGTGCTGCAACTACTATGGTTCCTAGCATTACCTTGGCTACTCTGGTGGTCATCACACTGGCTTGGATCCTTCCAGGACTATGGGGAGGGTAA